The stretch of DNA cagcaaaaaacaacaacaacaacacacacacacacacacaaaaccatttgTTGCCATTTTGTTAACATTCATTTGCCTGCAAAAGTCTAGTTAGGCCCCAGGCTCTTGCAGAAAGAGCGGGCCACAATTAATCATAATCATCTATCTTGCACAGTTGAATAAAAAACAAAAGTGCAAGAGCCATGGTATATGTTTAGCTAGCTATACAAAGGGCTCTGTATAGATCCTGCAACTGCACACTCTGGCCTTTCAGCCTGCCCAACATCTGGGTTGGGAGAGAATGGAGAAAGTTTGGGGAGAAGCTTCTGGGTCTTGTGCAACCACAGGGATTGCATGCCAAGCAAAGCTCACTTTGAGAGGGGCTAGAAAGAGAGACAATAGGCCAGAGTGGTCACCTCCCTCCGGTCTTTCAGTGCCTGGGGTATAATCCCCTCTACAAAACAAGACTGGCTGGTTAGGCAGGGAAACAAGGGGGAAGGGAACTGGGCAGTCTCTCCTTACATCCGAAAGGCTGTTTCAGTGTACATCTTCCCAGTGTTCCCTGTACCTGAGCCTTCTAATCTAAAAATGAGAAAGACTTTGCTCTTGTTGGGTTTACCAGTGAAGAGCCAGGCACACGACACACATAACATTAATGAAAAAACAAGGTGGTGCCTTGAACCAGGTGCCTCCCTAGTGCATTCCAAGtctaggaatttgttttcagcacCGGAACTGAATTGAGCGTACAATACTTTCACAATAAACCCCTGCTCCTAACCAATAAGGTCCCGGTCCCCCCGACCCCATTTCTGTAGCTTAGTTGCAGTCTACAACAAcaggtgggcagaaggtagatcaggCTGTATGAACATCTCTGGATGGATTTTGCAGATATCCCACACCAatctgcaaatcacccagagatatTAATACGGCCTGATCTACCCTCTGCCCACCTCTTGTACCCGACACCAATCCAGATGCTAACATTTCATATGTGTACCCAACATGCTTTCCTTCAAATTTCTACCTGCTTCTCATGTTCTGTGTACTGGTATCTCTTTCCACAGCCCTGGGAACCCGTTTTGCAGAGTCATACAAACCACAACGATCACACAAAACTTGGTTGTGTGAAATAGCGCACCACTTCTAAGCTTCAGGCACAACTTTCTTTAAAGTGGGGACCATGGCAAACAAATCCCTGGAGTTAGGATTTGCCTCTATTGCTATGAACCTGACAGCTAAGAGTGAGCCAAACATAGTGGCTCAGGTTTAAATGTACTCTTGGTCAATAACTTGTACAGTGGTCCCAGACAAAGCATTTCTGTCTATCTGGAGAGCTTCCCATCTGCAACAAGGGGATAATACAATACAGGGCTATCCCAGTGTCCAGTTGTGAAGATTCCTGACCCATTGTATCCCAAGTAAGgaggaggaacctgtggccctttagatcagggcttcccaaacttgggtttctaactgtttttggactgcaactcccaccaaccctagctagcaggaccagtggtcagggatgatggtaactgtagtccaaaaacatatggagatccaagtttgggaaaccctgctctagatgatGGGCTcccacttccatcagcctcagccagtatggtCAGCAATCACCGATGGTGGGTGTTACAGTTCAACTACATCCAGAGGGCTAAATGTTCCCCAGCCCTTGCCTAAAGGCTTTGGCTGctaatttaaaatgaaaaagaagcgATTGAATATCACCCGCTTCACAATGTACATCTCTCAGCTTCTATTTCCCATCACGACTGGGGCAGAGCTTCACAACTGCTCCCTACCACAACTCAGGTGTGCACACCTTCcctctcccagccccccagcccggCTTTTTTTGCACAGAAAGCCTGCTGCAGGTCAAGAAAGACAGTACTGGCCTGGGAGGACAGACAGTCCAGTTTTTATTCACCAGCAGTGGAACTTGATGGAAGTATGTGCCAGATCCCTGCACTGAAAAGCTTTCTGTAGAAGTCGGATGTTTCTCTGGTTTTTGGGATTCAGGCTCCATCATTGCAGCCGTACAGTTGTGCAGGAGCTGTTTGGTCCATACTTAAAGTTAGATTGCAAGCTTTACAGGGCAGAGAGCTTCTTGTTAGCGACCTTTTAGCTCAAGAGTTCATTGTGGGGAACTTTTCAGGTGCCACATGCAAGCAGTGGGcattgccagaggcaaaagtgaataTAGGAATGGATGCATCTCTAACTTTTGTGCAGTTGACTACATtccatccttggggggggggatcacaagtttttatacacacacaaacctccATTCCCCATCCAAACAAGGATGGTATCACAGTTGAATAATGCTCTCCAACCAACAAAAGCACTCAAATGAGGAGATGGAACAAAGAATACCTTACAGAGAGGCATTTGGCCTCCACGTTCCTTGCCCCtattctaaagcagtgtttcccaaacttgggtctccaactgtttagggtctacagctctcaccatccctggctaCCAAgaacagtggtcaggaatgatggggactgtagtccgaaaacagctggacacccaagtttaggaaactgCTCTAAAGTGCCATGTAAATTGATGACAATGAAATAATACAGAAATATTTCCTCCAGTTTAaatccctctctcacacacagtttcAATCAGGATGGCTGATCAACTGGAAAATGGTCAactatttatttcatatttacaCACAGTGAGAAAGTAGATGGCGCAACACATTATAGAGCCCCAACAAAATAGCTGACCCACAAATCATTAGAGGTGACATCAAAGCATAAGATAATCCAATTTTAATCATTATTTACAGGTGCAGCAGAGTTTCTTAACTTAATTAGCAAATGGGTCAGAATTTTAGGCACTGACACCAAACCACAACACCCAACTCAGAACTAAGATGgtgaaaagagaaaataaattcttCAAATGCATACTTGTAGCAGAAGCCTGGATTTAAATTATACATTCTTGGGAGGGTGGAAATGAACAAATGCTGCCATTGTATGATTATTCCAGATTGATACAAAGTGGTGATCAGCACAAATACCCCGATCCAATGAAAGCTTACTTGGGAGCAAATATTACCTGCTCAGTAAGTCTAGACATGGCCTATGGCAGCCCTGTAGGTTGGCTATTACCCAATTCGCTCTTGAGTAAGCGACACCGAAATCTGTGGAACTTTCTTCCGAGCAAACACAAGTAGCTTCAAGCAGCGCAAACCTCAACCGAGACCCAAAAGCATTCTGCTTCGAAAATATCATCTCAGCTatactggatatttttttttaaaaaaaaccgatTTCGACTGCAAAGCGAGACACACTTCCCCGCGAGCAAAAGCCTCGCCATACCACTCCACGGGGCTAACCTCTAGAGTTAGACCTCTCAGCAAACACGTACAGGCACCATTTGCGAGTTTAAGTGGCTTTCCCGGCAAGCGACTAATTGCTCCCTTACAATACAATATGAGAAATACTGGCTTGTTTGGAAAGATTCTACTGAATCAATTTGCAACGCTAGCCCAAACTGGCCTTGCTGGGATGGTAAACCAAACTGACTCAACAGGCAGACTGACCCCGAGCGTGCCATGTTAAGATTGCACAATTCGCCACCACCACGCCACCACCCTCCTTCCCAACGAacttctgcctgcccctcccctccGCTGTAACTAGGGACGGAAAGGGCACAAAAAAAATATCCTACCCGGCCCGTAAAACTTCCTGGCGCGAGACACGTCGAAGACCTTCCCGTTAATGGCCATGAGGATACGCTCGTTCTGGACGCCGTCGAAGGGGCGCAGCTCTTCCAGGGTGAAGTCGCGGCGCTTGAGCTTGGGCAGCGGCGGCCCGTCTTCGTCGTCTCTGCTCTGGATGGGCTGGGGCCGATCCCCCCGGATTATCTTGTAGATCAGGTAGCAGCAAAGGCCCAGCAGCATCAGGTTGAGCGGGGAGCTCAGGATCGCCATAAGCAGACCGGGGTCGTCGGCCTCTGCGTTCTCGttgcccgccgctgccgccgccgcctcgtctTGAGTCATCTTGGCCGGTACTTTTGCGCTCTCCGTGGGTGACCGGGAATCTGTAGACGGTGGTCTCTCGGTGGTCTCTCGGTGAGCTGCTGGGGTAGCTCCTGACTTTAGGAAGACCCGAGGCAAGAACCCAGAGGAACAGGACTCGGAACAGGCCAGGCGAGCGaataaaaagaggaggaggaggaggagccggggcGGGCACAGGCTAAGCTGGGATCCAATGTACAGAGAGGTGGGAGGCGCACAGCCAGAGACGGGGTGGAGACTGAAGCGGCGCCGCGCTTGGGAAAGGAGTTCGCAGGTGGgcgggagaggagagagggaccCGATCCCCCTACGCAACTCAGGCCGCTTGTAGAACAAATTGCCTCGATCGAACAGTGACAAAAAAGACTTCTCTGGTTTATCCAACAATTACATCAGGCCAGGAGTGCCGGCTTGAATTGAAtatttgcacacacatacaccccccaCCCG from Zootoca vivipara chromosome Z, rZooViv1.1, whole genome shotgun sequence encodes:
- the PGRMC1 gene encoding membrane-associated progesterone receptor component 1, encoding MTQDEAAAAAAGNENAEADDPGLLMAILSSPLNLMLLGLCCYLIYKIIRGDRPQPIQSRDDEDGPPLPKLKRRDFTLEELRPFDGVQNERILMAINGKVFDVSRARKFYGPDGPYGIFGGRDASRGLATFCLDREILKEGHDDLSDLDATQRETLSDWEQQFQFKYHHVGKLLKDGEEHTVYSDAEEEKTQEEEKPKDAQDRKND